CTCACTAGAAGAACCAAATAATTTTTTAGTTAGGTACTCGACTTGTTCAGTTAACACTTTAATTTGTTTAGCCTGACTTTCAAGTTGAAGTGTCAATTTTTCATTATTTTTAATTAGAATTTTGACTAGTTCTTCCATTATATGTGACTCACTTTCTAGTTGTTTTTGAAAGTGTATCACACAAATAAGCAAGGTTAAACAAAAAGTTTTATCCTTGCTTAAATTTAATTAAGATAGCCTGGAGCCGATGGCTTCAAAGCTTTAGGTTGTTGAAGCGAGAGTCCCTCTAATAACCATCGTAACTCTTGATGAGATAGCTGTTTGACTTCTTCTGCTTTTCGAGACCATTGTAATTTTCCTGATTCTAATCGTTTATACAATAAGACAAAGCCATCTTGATCCCAATATAAGGCTTTAAAGCGATCTAATTTTCCACCACAAAACAAGAAGAGTGCTTCATCAAACAAGTTGAGGTTGTATTGACAGGTGATGATTTCTGCCAAGCCATCAATACCACGTCTCATGTCTGTTTTCCCACAAACAATAAAAATG
This is a stretch of genomic DNA from Vagococcus zengguangii. It encodes these proteins:
- the tnpB gene encoding IS66 family insertion sequence element accessory protein TnpB (TnpB, as the term is used for proteins encoded by IS66 family insertion elements, is considered an accessory protein, since TnpC, encoded by a neighboring gene, is a DDE family transposase.), coding for MGLINYAGVPHIFIVCGKTDMRRGIDGLAEIITCQYNLNLFDEALFLFCGGKLDRFKALYWDQDGFVLLYKRLESGKLQWSRKAEEVKQLSHQELRWLLEGLSLQQPKALKPSAPGYLN
- a CDS encoding transposase; the encoded protein is MEELVKILIKNNEKLTLQLESQAKQIKVLTEQVEYLTKKLFGSSSEKSVDNNQLSLFDEEPAVSKNRRQPK